From a region of the Kaistia sp. 32K genome:
- a CDS encoding TetR/AcrR family transcriptional regulator, protein MDVFWARGYAGTSISELTEAMGINSPSLYAAFGSKEELFREAVALYVATDDACTLQMLEGDLTTQDSIAAMLIATARSCARPDKPSGCFVMLGATNGGPDTDAARQFLCDQRKDMAIRIRARLERGVADGELPPGLDLARVAAYFGTIIKGMSIEARDGADAETLLSVAHSAMRGWDALTSTQG, encoded by the coding sequence ATGGACGTGTTCTGGGCGCGCGGCTATGCCGGCACCTCGATTTCGGAGCTGACGGAGGCCATGGGCATCAATTCGCCGTCGCTCTACGCCGCCTTCGGCTCCAAGGAAGAGCTCTTCCGCGAGGCGGTCGCGCTCTATGTGGCGACCGACGACGCCTGCACGCTGCAGATGCTAGAAGGCGATCTGACGACGCAGGATTCGATCGCCGCCATGCTGATCGCCACCGCCCGTTCCTGCGCCCGGCCCGACAAGCCGAGCGGCTGTTTCGTCATGCTGGGCGCCACCAATGGCGGCCCCGACACGGACGCGGCGCGGCAGTTCCTCTGCGACCAGCGCAAGGACATGGCGATCCGCATCCGCGCCAGGCTGGAGCGCGGCGTCGCCGACGGCGAGCTGCCGCCCGGCCTCGACCTCGCCCGCGTCGCCGCCTATTTCGGCACGATCATCAAGGGCATGTCGATCGAGGCGCGCGACGGAGCCGATGCCGAAACCCTGCTGTCGGTGGCGCACAGCGCCATGCGCGGCTGGGACGCGCTGACCTCGACGCAGGGTTGA
- a CDS encoding AAA family ATPase has product MSEPRLFIITGAMAAGKSTVAQAVAEALPKAVHLRGDVFRRMIVSGAAVMGPVLDDEAQAQLKLRHDLACDAVRRYHAAGFSVVYQDILIGPYLVAVAEQLADLDPRVVVLAPDAATLARRDRERHKTGYSAAFPAEILAEALSRETPRIGLWIDSSAMDVGEVVSRILAD; this is encoded by the coding sequence ATGTCCGAACCTCGCCTCTTCATCATCACCGGCGCCATGGCGGCCGGAAAGTCCACGGTCGCGCAGGCCGTCGCCGAGGCGCTGCCGAAAGCCGTGCATCTGCGCGGCGACGTCTTCCGCCGGATGATCGTCAGCGGCGCGGCGGTGATGGGGCCTGTGCTCGATGACGAGGCGCAGGCGCAGCTGAAGCTGCGCCATGACCTCGCCTGCGACGCCGTCCGGCGCTATCACGCGGCGGGGTTTTCCGTCGTCTATCAGGACATCCTGATCGGTCCCTATCTGGTCGCGGTCGCCGAACAGCTCGCCGACCTCGATCCGCGCGTCGTCGTGCTCGCGCCCGACGCCGCGACGCTGGCGCGGCGCGATCGGGAGCGCCACAAGACCGGCTACAGCGCGGCCTTTCCGGCGGAGATCCTCGCCGAGGCGCTTTCGCGCGAGACGCCGAGGATCGGGCTCTGGATCGACAGTTCGGCGATGGACGTCGGCGAGGTCGTGTCGCGGATCCTCGCCGATTGA
- a CDS encoding glyoxalase superfamily protein produces the protein MTESSPDTAADHGVRFGRMAPGITVRDLDRALAFYRDILGFTKTFQNGDPVGFMILKRDAAELHLNLQRDHKAGLHNVAHLMVDDIDALHARCQANGVRIIKGMRDQEYGLRAFVFADPDGNRIDVGQRL, from the coding sequence ATGACCGAATCCTCCCCCGATACCGCTGCCGATCACGGCGTCCGCTTCGGCCGCATGGCGCCCGGCATCACCGTGCGCGATCTCGATCGGGCGCTGGCCTTCTATCGCGACATACTCGGCTTCACGAAAACCTTCCAGAACGGCGATCCGGTCGGCTTCATGATCCTGAAGCGCGACGCGGCCGAACTGCACCTGAACCTGCAGCGCGACCACAAGGCCGGCCTCCACAATGTCGCGCACCTGATGGTCGACGATATCGACGCGCTGCATGCGCGCTGCCAGGCGAACGGCGTGCGCATCATCAAGGGAATGCGCGACCAGGAGTACGGGCTGCGGGCCTTCGTCTTCGCCGATCCGGACGGCAACCGGATCGACGTGGGACAGCGCCTCTAG
- the rlmN gene encoding 23S rRNA (adenine(2503)-C(2))-methyltransferase RlmN — protein MTAPLAVANTAPFKAPLSLTETPSLVGLSRPEIGEKLAGIGIEPKQIRMRTAQIWNWIYARGVTDFNDMLNVSKDLRATLAANFTLKRPEIVTEQISQDGTRKWLLRFPARGAGRPVEIETVYIPEIGRGTLCVSSQVGCTLTCSFCHTGTQKMVRNLTAEEIVGQILIARDRLGDFPEKTTPVGAAVPSEGRLVSNIVMMGMGEPLYNFDNVKQALLIASDGEGLSLSKRRITLSTSGVVPMIPRTGEEIGSMLAISLHAVRDDLRDMLVPLNKKYPIAELLEACRNYPGLSNARRITFEYVMLKDVNDSPADAKELVRLLKGIPAKINLIPFNPWPGVNYQCSDWETIETFSDIVNRAGYASPIRTPRGRDILAACGQLKSESERMRVRERLALEAMVTSDED, from the coding sequence ATGACCGCACCGCTCGCCGTGGCCAATACCGCCCCGTTTAAGGCTCCGCTCTCCTTGACCGAGACGCCGTCGCTCGTCGGCCTCTCGCGCCCCGAGATCGGCGAGAAGCTGGCCGGCATCGGCATCGAGCCGAAGCAGATCCGCATGCGCACGGCGCAGATCTGGAACTGGATTTATGCGCGCGGCGTCACCGACTTCAACGACATGCTCAACGTGTCGAAGGATCTGCGCGCGACGCTCGCGGCCAATTTCACGCTGAAGCGGCCCGAGATCGTCACCGAGCAGATCTCGCAGGACGGCACGCGCAAATGGCTGCTGCGCTTCCCGGCGCGCGGCGCCGGCCGGCCGGTCGAGATCGAGACCGTCTACATCCCCGAGATCGGCCGCGGCACGCTCTGCGTCTCCAGCCAGGTCGGCTGCACGCTGACCTGCTCCTTCTGCCATACCGGCACGCAGAAGATGGTGCGCAACCTGACGGCGGAAGAGATCGTCGGCCAGATTCTTATCGCGCGCGACCGGCTGGGGGACTTCCCGGAGAAGACGACGCCGGTCGGCGCGGCCGTGCCGTCCGAGGGCCGCCTCGTCTCCAACATCGTCATGATGGGCATGGGCGAGCCGCTCTACAATTTCGACAACGTCAAGCAGGCGCTCCTGATCGCCTCCGACGGCGAGGGCCTTTCGCTGTCGAAGCGCCGCATCACGCTGTCGACCTCCGGAGTGGTGCCGATGATCCCGCGCACCGGCGAGGAGATCGGCTCGATGCTGGCGATCTCGCTGCACGCGGTGCGCGATGACCTCCGCGACATGCTGGTGCCGCTCAACAAGAAGTACCCGATCGCCGAGCTGCTCGAGGCCTGCCGCAACTATCCCGGCCTCTCCAACGCCCGCCGCATCACCTTCGAATATGTGATGCTGAAGGACGTCAACGACAGCCCCGCCGACGCCAAGGAGCTGGTCCGCCTGCTGAAGGGCATTCCGGCGAAGATCAACCTGATCCCGTTCAATCCCTGGCCCGGCGTCAACTACCAGTGCTCGGACTGGGAGACGATCGAGACCTTCTCCGACATCGTCAACCGCGCCGGCTACGCCTCGCCGATCCGCACGCCGCGCGGCCGCGATATCCTCGCCGCCTGCGGCCAGCTGAAGAGCGAGAGCGAGCGCATGCGTGTGCGCGAGCGCCTGGCGCTCGAGGCCATGGTCACCAGCGACGAAGACTGA
- a CDS encoding LysE family translocator: MLTFLPSLSVFLAYLVAVILLTLTPGPDMTLFLGKAIGQSRKAGIAAFAGASTGLVVHTVAVAIGLSALLAASTTAFTILKVVGAAYLVYLAIQAIRHGSALSVGGKGSADPIGKVYLKGLMVNLLNPKIIVFFVTFLPQFVTPTDPHAAGKLLFLGLMFVVVATPISIAMIWSAGSLATFLKRSPRATRTVDWLFASVMGAFAVRLILAQGK; the protein is encoded by the coding sequence ATGCTCACCTTCCTGCCATCGCTGTCGGTTTTCCTGGCCTATCTGGTCGCGGTCATTCTTCTGACGCTGACGCCGGGGCCGGACATGACGTTGTTCCTCGGCAAGGCGATCGGCCAGTCGCGCAAGGCGGGCATCGCCGCCTTCGCCGGCGCCTCGACCGGGCTAGTGGTGCACACGGTCGCGGTCGCGATCGGCCTCTCGGCCCTGCTCGCCGCCTCGACCACGGCGTTCACGATCCTGAAGGTGGTTGGCGCGGCCTATCTGGTCTATCTCGCCATCCAGGCGATCCGGCACGGATCAGCGCTTTCCGTCGGCGGCAAGGGATCCGCCGATCCGATCGGCAAGGTCTATCTGAAGGGCCTGATGGTCAATCTGCTCAACCCGAAGATCATCGTCTTCTTCGTGACCTTCCTGCCGCAGTTCGTGACGCCGACCGATCCGCACGCCGCTGGAAAGCTGCTGTTCCTCGGCCTGATGTTCGTCGTCGTGGCGACCCCGATCAGCATCGCGATGATCTGGTCGGCCGGCTCGCTCGCCACCTTCCTGAAGCGCTCGCCCCGGGCGACGCGCACCGTCGACTGGCTGTTCGCCAGCGTGATGGGCGCCTTCGCCGTGCGGCTTATTCTGGCGCAGGGGAAGTAG
- a CDS encoding lactonase family protein translates to MAQEQSFIYVGGCNRPTPYFASANARGISVFGFDPDTAVATLVTTQAGIENPTFLAASADGGTLYATSEVMEWNEGLISAYRIDPATGKLAYINRQSTLGGITAHASLDRSGRNLLLANYIMQAESEAPNQSVAVFPRRPDGGLKPPVASAAHTGHGPDASRQDRSHAHCVLATPDNRYIVVSDLGTDRLVTYRFDAETGAIETSSELVLPPGSGPRHFVFHPTKPFAYAVHELGSAIASLAFDAETGSFTLLDVTGTVAEAARPSNHCSEIRLGPDGRFLYVANRGHDSLSIFTIGDDGIARLRTTVASGGRTPRHFAFAPDGRTLAVANQDSDCISLFAVDPDDGGLTHLGQDIAVGTPTSICFVTTPG, encoded by the coding sequence TTGGCGCAGGAACAGAGCTTCATCTATGTCGGCGGCTGCAATCGCCCGACGCCCTATTTCGCTTCCGCCAATGCACGCGGAATCTCGGTTTTCGGCTTCGATCCGGACACTGCCGTCGCGACGCTGGTGACGACCCAGGCAGGCATCGAGAACCCGACCTTCCTCGCCGCCTCGGCGGATGGCGGCACGCTCTATGCGACGAGCGAAGTGATGGAGTGGAACGAGGGGCTGATCAGCGCCTACCGGATCGATCCCGCCACCGGCAAGCTCGCCTACATCAACCGCCAGTCGACGCTCGGCGGCATCACCGCGCATGCGAGCCTCGACCGCTCGGGACGGAACCTGCTGCTCGCCAACTACATCATGCAGGCGGAGAGCGAAGCGCCGAACCAGTCGGTCGCCGTGTTCCCGCGCCGCCCCGATGGCGGCCTTAAGCCGCCCGTCGCCTCGGCGGCGCATACCGGGCACGGACCCGACGCCAGCCGGCAGGACCGGTCACATGCGCATTGCGTGCTGGCGACGCCGGACAACCGCTACATCGTGGTCAGCGATCTCGGCACCGACCGGCTCGTCACCTATCGCTTCGACGCGGAGACCGGCGCGATCGAGACGTCGAGCGAGCTGGTGCTGCCGCCGGGTTCCGGCCCCCGGCATTTCGTCTTCCACCCGACCAAGCCCTTCGCCTATGCCGTGCATGAGCTGGGCTCGGCGATCGCCTCGCTCGCCTTCGACGCCGAGACCGGAAGCTTCACCCTTCTCGACGTGACGGGGACGGTCGCCGAGGCGGCGCGTCCGAGCAACCATTGCTCGGAGATCCGGCTCGGGCCGGACGGGCGCTTCCTCTATGTCGCCAATCGCGGCCATGACAGCCTGTCGATCTTCACCATCGGCGACGACGGCATCGCCCGGCTGCGCACGACGGTTGCGAGCGGCGGCAGGACGCCCCGCCATTTCGCCTTCGCACCGGACGGGCGCACGCTCGCCGTCGCCAACCAGGACAGCGACTGCATCTCGCTGTTCGCGGTCGATCCGGATGATGGCGGACTGACCCATCTCGGGCAGGACATCGCCGTCGGCACGCCGACCTCGATCTGCTTCGTGACGACGCCGGGCTGA
- a CDS encoding serine hydrolase, whose translation MGTSWSRTWQGAIGAIGAIAAGVWALSVAPAGAEPVSRDRVLAALPKLDAMAGKAIADHAVPGLAIAVVHQGEVVYLKGFGLREAGKPETVDPDTVFQIASLSKPVSSSVIAALVSAGILGWDSRIADLDPAFRLRDAYPTAELTVRDLLAHRSGLPGDAGNELEDIGFDRDTVLHRLRLVPPSSSFRAGYSYSNAGFTEGGVAAARPTGKPWEQVAEERLYRPLGMNATSSRYADFVARANRAALHIDLGKGWEAKLRREPDMQAPAGGVSSSARDLAQWMRLELGGGLFDGERLISADALAATHQPLMARGNNPVTGAASFYGLGWNVEFGRHGLNWGHAGAFSVGARTLVSLYPDASLGILVLANAFPTGAPEGLADSFFDWVFDGAVSQDWMTAWDDAYAGLLGPATAAAKARYAAPPATASPALPNPAYAGRYRNAYVGDAVVAEEGGSLTLVVGPEGVRRYPLRHFDRDTFLAFPNAETPDMPAAVRFAIRPDGRAEAVTIEFLDEVGLGRLARVTN comes from the coding sequence ATGGGCACAAGCTGGAGCCGGACCTGGCAAGGTGCGATTGGCGCGATCGGGGCGATCGCCGCGGGCGTGTGGGCGTTGTCGGTCGCCCCCGCCGGAGCGGAACCGGTCTCCCGCGACCGCGTGCTGGCGGCGCTGCCGAAGCTTGACGCCATGGCAGGCAAGGCGATCGCCGACCACGCCGTGCCGGGCCTCGCGATCGCCGTCGTGCATCAGGGCGAGGTCGTCTATCTGAAGGGCTTCGGCCTGCGCGAGGCGGGCAAGCCCGAGACCGTCGATCCCGACACCGTGTTCCAGATCGCCTCGCTGTCGAAGCCGGTTTCGTCGTCCGTCATCGCGGCGCTGGTCAGTGCCGGGATCCTCGGCTGGGATTCCCGCATCGCCGATCTCGATCCCGCCTTCCGCCTGCGTGACGCCTATCCGACGGCCGAACTGACGGTCCGCGACCTGCTCGCCCATCGCAGCGGCCTGCCGGGCGACGCCGGCAACGAGCTCGAGGATATCGGCTTTGATCGCGACACGGTGCTGCACCGGCTGCGCCTGGTGCCGCCATCGTCGAGCTTCCGCGCCGGCTATTCCTACAGCAATGCCGGCTTCACCGAGGGCGGCGTCGCCGCCGCGCGCCCGACCGGAAAGCCCTGGGAACAGGTGGCGGAGGAGCGCCTCTACCGGCCGCTCGGCATGAACGCCACCAGTTCGCGCTATGCCGATTTCGTCGCCCGCGCCAACCGGGCCGCGCTGCATATCGATCTCGGCAAAGGCTGGGAGGCGAAACTCCGGCGCGAGCCGGACATGCAGGCGCCGGCCGGCGGCGTCAGCTCCAGCGCGCGGGATCTCGCACAGTGGATGCGGCTGGAACTCGGCGGCGGCCTTTTCGACGGAGAAAGGCTGATCAGCGCCGACGCGCTCGCCGCGACGCATCAGCCGCTGATGGCGCGCGGCAACAACCCGGTGACCGGCGCCGCCTCGTTCTACGGGCTCGGCTGGAACGTCGAATTCGGCCGCCACGGCCTGAACTGGGGCCATGCCGGCGCCTTCAGCGTCGGCGCCCGCACGCTGGTGTCGCTCTATCCCGATGCCTCGCTCGGCATCCTCGTGCTCGCCAACGCCTTTCCGACCGGCGCGCCCGAGGGGCTCGCCGACAGCTTCTTCGATTGGGTCTTCGACGGCGCCGTCTCGCAGGACTGGATGACGGCCTGGGACGACGCCTATGCCGGCCTGCTCGGGCCGGCCACCGCCGCGGCCAAGGCGCGCTACGCCGCCCCGCCGGCGACCGCGAGCCCCGCGCTGCCGAACCCCGCCTATGCCGGGCGCTACCGCAACGCCTATGTCGGCGACGCGGTGGTGGCGGAGGAGGGCGGAAGCCTGACGCTCGTCGTCGGACCGGAAGGCGTCCGGCGCTATCCGCTTCGCCATTTCGACCGCGACACCTTCCTCGCCTTCCCGAATGCGGAGACGCCGGATATGCCCGCCGCCGTCCGCTTCGCGATCCGCCCCGACGGCCGGGCCGAGGCGGTGACGATCGAGTTCCTCGACGAGGTCGGCCTCGGCCGGCTCGCCCGCGTCACCAACTAG
- the opgC gene encoding OpgC domain-containing protein — protein MIAQFGQRLNLPTQYALVCLFALPCFALRLQWPLHSFSFFLFAPAVLLGAALFGKGPAIFAAALTSVLAVFFWVEPTYTFRLSSQQVPPLVLYALVCAGIVGFCEWSRAALNRDRRAALAEQRAQSGTRLDGIDFWRGLVLCTIFVNHVPGNIVEAITHRNFGVSDSAEAFVFLSGVSLALAYGHRFQPGERAGVLLALLRRVLKLYGVHVALSFAAIAIFSAGAVTWQNPALLKGLGLQLYVDDASKCLIGILSLGHQLGYFNILPLYLVLILAVPLQLWLARIDIGLMLVVSALVYAVSRSLGWNLPNWPGQGGWFLNPLTWQFVMAIGVAAGLTLRRTGAVPIQPALVAVAAAIVVIGFLISPSGPGSVRNWIGVHGHLDVNKSALGLTRLTHFLALAYVVYASGLTRLCRRLPVYAPLSTIGRHGLLIFALLSLLSAIGQVLTSTVRTSPLFDVVFLGGGLVLLWGAARLADAARPLRPRRATTGLQPAAAG, from the coding sequence TTGATTGCTCAGTTCGGGCAGCGTCTCAATCTCCCCACGCAATACGCGCTTGTCTGCCTTTTCGCGCTGCCGTGCTTCGCGCTTCGGCTGCAATGGCCGCTGCACAGCTTCTCCTTCTTCCTGTTCGCGCCGGCCGTGCTGCTGGGCGCCGCCCTCTTCGGCAAGGGCCCGGCGATCTTCGCCGCCGCGCTGACCTCGGTACTCGCCGTCTTCTTCTGGGTCGAGCCGACCTACACCTTCCGTCTTTCCTCGCAGCAGGTGCCGCCGCTGGTGCTCTACGCGCTGGTCTGCGCCGGCATCGTCGGCTTCTGCGAATGGTCGCGCGCCGCCCTGAATCGCGATCGCCGCGCGGCGCTGGCCGAGCAGCGGGCGCAATCCGGCACGCGTCTCGACGGCATCGATTTTTGGCGCGGCCTCGTGCTCTGCACGATCTTCGTCAACCATGTCCCCGGCAACATCGTCGAGGCGATCACGCACCGCAACTTCGGCGTCTCCGATTCGGCCGAGGCCTTCGTGTTCCTCTCCGGCGTGTCGCTGGCGCTCGCCTATGGCCACCGCTTCCAGCCCGGCGAGCGGGCGGGCGTGCTCCTGGCGCTGCTCCGCCGCGTCCTCAAGCTCTATGGCGTGCATGTCGCGCTTTCCTTCGCGGCGATCGCCATCTTCTCCGCCGGCGCCGTCACCTGGCAGAACCCGGCCCTGCTCAAGGGGCTCGGCCTGCAGCTCTATGTCGACGACGCCTCGAAGTGCCTGATCGGCATCCTGTCGCTCGGTCACCAGCTCGGCTATTTCAACATCCTGCCGCTCTATCTCGTGCTGATCCTCGCCGTGCCGCTGCAGCTCTGGCTGGCGCGGATCGATATCGGGCTGATGCTGGTCGTCTCGGCGCTCGTCTACGCGGTGTCGCGCAGCCTCGGCTGGAACCTGCCCAACTGGCCGGGGCAGGGCGGCTGGTTCCTCAATCCGCTCACCTGGCAGTTCGTGATGGCGATCGGCGTGGCGGCGGGGCTGACGCTGCGGCGCACGGGCGCCGTGCCGATCCAGCCGGCCCTGGTCGCCGTGGCGGCGGCGATCGTCGTCATCGGCTTCCTGATCTCGCCCTCCGGCCCCGGCTCGGTGCGCAACTGGATCGGTGTCCACGGCCATCTCGACGTCAACAAATCGGCGCTCGGCCTGACCCGGCTGACCCATTTCCTGGCGCTCGCCTATGTCGTCTATGCGAGCGGATTGACCCGGCTCTGCCGGCGGTTGCCGGTGTATGCGCCGCTCTCGACCATCGGCCGGCACGGCCTCCTGATCTTCGCGCTTCTGTCGCTGCTCTCCGCCATCGGCCAGGTCCTGACCAGCACGGTCCGCACCAGCCCCTTGTTCGACGTCGTCTTCCTCGGCGGCGGCCTCGTGCTGCTCTGGGGCGCCGCGCGCCTCGCCGACGCGGCCCGGCCGCTGCGCCCCCGCCGCGCCACTACGGGCCTCCAGCCGGCCGCGGCAGGGTAG
- a CDS encoding LysR family transcriptional regulator codes for MGLVFSRFLRYFVEVARLGSIRRASEHLNVSASAIDRQILQAEAEMGLPLFERLPSGLRMTAAGELLLAAAKSWNKDFARLEESFTDLVGLRRGTVRIACIEALSRGFLPRIVRDIRAELPGIAFEIAVLDNKDVPQALVAGEADFGLMLSPQSSKDLVVRAFVDVEVGLITPPDHALARQRSAKFNQVAGLPMVLPKEPLALAELLQALANATGIDMSSAAGSDNVQMIKSLVEGGVGVGVLSWLDVMNEVQAGSLAFMRLTDAVLRPLNLSLCAVPNRQLSNAAMLVLSRIEASLPTLKHQAAGTN; via the coding sequence TTGGGATTGGTCTTCTCGCGCTTCCTCCGCTATTTCGTCGAGGTCGCCCGCCTCGGTTCGATCCGTCGCGCCTCCGAGCATCTCAATGTCTCGGCCTCGGCGATCGACCGGCAGATCCTGCAGGCCGAGGCCGAGATGGGCTTGCCGCTCTTCGAGCGGCTGCCTTCCGGCTTGCGCATGACAGCGGCCGGCGAATTGCTGCTGGCGGCGGCCAAGTCGTGGAACAAGGATTTCGCCAGGCTCGAAGAGAGCTTTACCGACCTGGTGGGGCTCCGCCGCGGCACCGTTCGCATCGCCTGCATCGAGGCGCTCAGCCGCGGCTTCCTGCCCCGCATCGTCCGCGACATCCGGGCGGAGCTGCCCGGCATCGCGTTCGAGATCGCGGTGCTGGACAACAAGGACGTGCCGCAGGCCCTCGTCGCCGGCGAGGCGGATTTCGGGCTCATGCTCAGCCCGCAATCGTCAAAGGATCTGGTGGTCAGGGCCTTCGTCGATGTCGAGGTTGGGTTGATCACCCCGCCCGATCATGCGCTGGCAAGGCAGCGAAGCGCCAAGTTCAACCAGGTCGCCGGCCTCCCGATGGTGCTGCCCAAGGAACCGCTGGCGCTGGCCGAACTGCTGCAGGCTCTGGCCAACGCTACCGGGATCGACATGTCCAGCGCCGCCGGCTCGGACAATGTGCAGATGATCAAATCACTGGTGGAAGGCGGCGTCGGCGTCGGCGTTCTGAGCTGGCTCGACGTGATGAACGAGGTCCAGGCCGGGAGCCTGGCCTTCATGCGGCTGACGGACGCCGTCCTGCGCCCGCTCAACCTGTCGCTCTGCGCGGTACCGAACCGCCAGCTGTCGAACGCCGCCATGCTGGTGCTGTCCCGCATCGAGGCGTCGTTGCCGACCCTCAAGCACCAGGCTGCAGGGACGAATTGA
- a CDS encoding aromatic ring-hydroxylating dioxygenase subunit alpha, translated as MPRSLFCNELCDSLRLFATAFGGRLAASSGLSRNTMLDNAPRTDDLPRHCTFEPADWRILARHWYPVAELREVEDKKLVGAVLLDEKLVVYKVDETVVVANDICTHRGVPLTLGSNPDSTGVRCAYHGLQFGKNGRCVKVPAHPDGAIPNKLHLKSYPVEIRYGLVWTCLRPEEGETAPKMPLMPHWDEAGFQQINVPPFDIAGFAGRQVEGFLDVAHFAFIHTETFADPDNPVVPPYVAKPTDYGFEVEYWSTVGNYPSSKAHLTPKDYQWLRHFRCSPPFTAHLTVHFPDGGKLSILNAASPISARKTRLFCPIARNFDTHLPVQDVYDFNHKVFAEDAGMVEQQKPENLPLDPRLEAHIPADLSSINYRRSLRDMGLSHFFIA; from the coding sequence TTGCCCCGTTCTCTTTTTTGCAATGAACTATGCGATTCATTGCGTTTGTTCGCAACGGCATTCGGCGGCAGGCTAGCGGCATCATCCGGATTGTCGAGGAACACCATGCTGGACAACGCCCCGCGCACCGACGACCTGCCGCGCCACTGCACGTTCGAGCCTGCCGACTGGCGGATTTTGGCCCGCCACTGGTATCCGGTGGCGGAACTGCGCGAGGTCGAGGACAAGAAGCTGGTCGGCGCGGTGCTGCTCGACGAGAAGCTGGTGGTCTATAAGGTCGATGAGACTGTCGTTGTCGCGAACGACATCTGCACCCATCGCGGCGTGCCGCTCACCTTGGGTTCCAATCCCGATTCCACGGGCGTGCGATGCGCCTATCACGGGCTGCAGTTCGGCAAGAACGGCCGGTGCGTCAAGGTGCCGGCGCATCCCGACGGCGCCATCCCGAACAAGCTGCATCTCAAATCCTATCCCGTCGAAATCCGCTATGGTCTGGTCTGGACATGCCTGAGGCCGGAGGAAGGCGAAACGGCCCCCAAGATGCCCTTGATGCCGCATTGGGACGAGGCGGGCTTTCAGCAGATCAACGTGCCGCCCTTCGACATTGCCGGCTTCGCAGGGCGGCAGGTCGAGGGGTTCCTGGATGTCGCGCACTTCGCCTTCATTCACACGGAAACCTTCGCGGACCCGGATAACCCCGTCGTCCCGCCCTATGTCGCCAAGCCCACCGACTACGGCTTCGAGGTCGAATACTGGTCGACAGTCGGCAATTATCCCAGCAGCAAGGCGCATCTGACGCCCAAGGATTACCAGTGGCTGCGCCACTTCCGCTGCTCCCCGCCTTTCACGGCGCACCTGACCGTGCATTTCCCCGATGGGGGCAAGCTGTCGATCCTCAACGCCGCCTCGCCGATATCGGCGCGGAAGACTCGCCTTTTCTGCCCGATTGCCCGCAATTTCGATACGCACTTGCCGGTTCAGGACGTCTACGACTTCAACCACAAGGTCTTTGCAGAGGACGCCGGCATGGTGGAGCAGCAAAAGCCCGAAAACCTGCCGCTCGATCCGCGCCTCGAAGCGCATATTCCGGCCGATCTGTCGTCGATCAACTATCGCCGCTCGCTGCGCGATATGGGTCTCAGCCATTTCTTCATCGCCTGA
- a CDS encoding PDR/VanB family oxidoreductase — protein MELMVSAIRVNGDDNLDIELMDPAGADLPAFEPGAHIDIRTPAGPLRQYSLCGPATDRRRYRICVRKDPASRGGSRSLHADLRVRGRIEASAPRNLFGLPDAGRYILVSAGIGITPIIAMARDLAARGAQFELHHFERSRARVPFLDELEAGPLATAVTLHLGEEGGSFRHAPPASLGSADPDAAVLACGPSGFLDLMGERLTEAGWQPHQFHFERFRVEPAPVANVAGVGFEVRVASSGRSFPVGPADTIAKVLMAHGVAVELSCEQGMCGACLTGVLEGTPDHRDIVLSDAERASNTQMTLCCSRSLSPVLVLDL, from the coding sequence ATGGAACTGATGGTCTCCGCGATCCGGGTCAATGGTGACGATAACCTCGATATCGAACTGATGGACCCGGCCGGGGCCGATTTGCCCGCCTTCGAGCCCGGCGCGCATATCGATATCCGCACCCCGGCCGGGCCGTTGCGGCAATATTCGCTTTGCGGTCCGGCGACCGATCGACGGCGCTACCGCATCTGCGTGCGCAAGGACCCGGCATCGCGCGGCGGATCCCGTTCGCTGCATGCCGATTTGCGCGTGCGCGGGCGGATCGAGGCATCGGCGCCGCGCAATCTTTTCGGTCTGCCGGACGCCGGGCGCTACATCCTGGTCTCGGCGGGCATCGGCATCACCCCGATCATCGCCATGGCACGCGATCTCGCAGCCCGGGGCGCCCAGTTCGAACTGCACCATTTCGAACGCAGCCGCGCGCGCGTGCCCTTTCTCGATGAACTCGAGGCTGGCCCGCTCGCCACGGCGGTGACCTTGCATCTCGGCGAGGAGGGGGGGAGTTTCCGGCACGCTCCGCCAGCCAGCCTCGGCAGCGCGGACCCGGACGCGGCCGTGCTCGCCTGTGGACCCTCGGGCTTTCTGGACCTGATGGGAGAACGGCTGACGGAGGCCGGCTGGCAGCCGCACCAATTCCACTTCGAGCGCTTCAGGGTCGAACCGGCTCCCGTGGCAAACGTTGCCGGCGTCGGTTTCGAGGTGCGGGTAGCATCGTCGGGCCGCTCTTTCCCGGTCGGGCCGGCCGATACCATCGCCAAGGTGCTGATGGCCCATGGCGTCGCGGTCGAGCTTTCCTGCGAGCAGGGCATGTGCGGCGCCTGCCTGACCGGGGTGCTGGAAGGCACGCCGGACCACAGGGATATCGTGCTCAGCGACGCGGAGCGGGCCAGCAATACGCAGATGACCCTGTGTTGCTCGCGCTCGCTCAGCCCGGTGCTGGTGCTCGATCTCTAG